In Passer domesticus isolate bPasDom1 chromosome 7, bPasDom1.hap1, whole genome shotgun sequence, one genomic interval encodes:
- the MTMR1 gene encoding myotubularin-related protein 1 isoform X7 gives MERAAAAAGPAVEGGGVSRRAVRAGGAAAAGAGSRQPSTETLDSPTGSHVEWCKQLIAATISSQISGSVPSEGVSRDYRVYRRPVIRALRDGNKLAQMEEAPLFPGESIKVIAKDVMYICPFMGAVSGTLTVTDFRMFIKSVERDPPFVVDVPLGVISRVEKIGVQSHGDNSCGIEIVCKDMRNLRLAYKQEEQNRLEIFENLVTRAFPVSNGLPLFAFSYKEKFAVNGWKVYDPMAEYKRQGLPNESWKISKINSTYELCDTYPAVLVVPTSVKDDDLSKVAAFRAKGRVPVLSWIHPESQATITRCSQPSVGPNDKRCKEDEKYLQTIMDANAQSHKLIIFDARQNSVADTNKAKGGGYESESAYPNAELVFLEIHNIHVMRESLRKLKEIVYPTIDETRWLSNVDSTHWLEYIRMLLAGAVRIADKIESGKTSVVVHCSDGWDRTAQLTALAMLMLDSYYRTIKGFEVLVEKEWISFGHRFAMRVGHGDDDHADADRSPIFLQFIDCVWQMTRQFPAAFEFNELFLITILDHLYSCLFGTFLCNCEKERLKEEVSTKTVSLWSYINSQLEEFTNPFYVNYENHVLYPVASLNHLELWVNYYIRWNPRMRPQVPIHQNLKELLAIRTELQKKVEDLQREAATRSISSSSDRGSSPSHSATPVHTSV, from the exons ATGGagcgagcggcggcggcggcagggcCGGCGGTGGAGGGCGGCGGCGTGAGCCGGCGAGCCgtgcgggcggggggcgcggcggcggcgggcgcggggtcACGGCAGCCCAGCACCGAGACCCTGGACAG CCCGACTGGATCCCACGTGGAATGGTGTAAACAGCTGATAGCTGCAACCATTTCGAGTCAGATTTCAGGGTCTGTCCCATCAGAGGGTGTGTCCAGAGACTACAGG GTGTACAGGAGGCCAGTTATACGG GCACTGCGGGATGGAAACAAACTGGCACAGATGGAAGAGGCTCCACTTTTTCCTGGAGAATCAATCAAAGTTATCG CTAAGGATGTTATGTACATCTGTCCATTCATGGGAGCAGTCAGTGGTACCCTCACAGTGACGGACTTCAGAATGTTTATCAAAAGTGTGGAGAGG GATCCACCTTTTGTTGTTGATGTTCCCCTTGGAGTTATAAGTAGGGTTGAAAAAATTGGAGTACAGAGCCATGGAGACAATTCATGTGGTATAGAAATAGTTTGCAAG GATATGAGAAATTTGCGGCTGGCCTATAAACAGGAAGAGCAGAACAGACTGGAGATCTTTGAAAACCTTGTAACACGTGCATTTCCTGTTTCTAATGGACTG CCTCTTTTTGCATTCAGCTATAAAGAAAAGTTTGCTGTTAATGGCTGGAAAGTGTATGATCCAATGGCAGAATATAAGAGGCAG GGCTTGCCCAATGAGAGTTGGAAAATATCCAAAATTAACAGCACCTATGAGCTCTGTGACACATACCCTGCTGTTCTTGTTGTGCCAACCAGTGTAAAGGACGATGACCTCTCAAAAGTGGCAGCATTTAGAGCAAAAGGGAGAGTTCCT GTGTTATCCTGGATTCATCCTGAGAGTCAAGCAACAATAACACGATGCAGTCAGCCATCAGTTGGGCCAAATGATAAACGTTGCaaggaagatgaaaaatatttgcagacAATTATGGATGCCAATGCTCAGTCACATAAACTCATCATCTTTGATGCCAGGCAGAATAGTGTTGCAGATACAAACAAG GCTAAAGGTGGAGGATATGAAAGTGAAAGTGCCTACCCAAATGCAGAGCTGGTTTTTCTGGAGATTCATAATATTCATGTCATGAGAGAATCCCTGCGGAAACTTAAAGAAATTGTTTATCCCACGATTGATGAGACTCGGTGGCTGTCAAACGTGGACTCCACACACTGGCTGGAATACATAAGG aTGCTTCTTGCTGGAGCAGTAAGAATTGCGGATAAAATTGAATCTGGTAAAACCTCTGTAGTGGTGCACTGCAGTGATGGCTGGGACCGAACTGCACAGCTCACTGCACTGGCCATGCTCATGCTGGACAGCTATTACAGAACCATCAAGGGCTTTGAAGTTCTTGTAGAGAAAGAATGGATAAGTTTTGGACATAGATTTGCAATG CGAGTGGGACATGGAGATGATGATCACGCGGATGCCGACAGATCTCCCATCTTCCTGCAGTTCATTGACTGTGTTTGGCAAATGACAAGGCAG TTTCCTGCAGCCTTTGAATTCAATGAGTTATTTTTGATCACCATTCTGGATCACCTTTATAGTTGTCTCTTCGGGACTTTCTTATGCAACTGTGAAAAAGAGAGATTAAAAGAG GAGGTGAGCACAAAGACTGTATCTCTGTGGTCCTATATAAACAGCCAGTTGGAGGAATTCACAAATCCCTTCTATGTAAACTATGAAAACCATGTCCTGTATCCTGTTGCCAGTCTGAACCACTTGGAGCTGTGGGTGAACTACTACATCAGGTGGAACCCCAGGATGCGGCCTCAG
- the MTMR1 gene encoding myotubularin-related protein 1 isoform X1, which produces MERAAAAAGPAVEGGGVSRRAVRAGGAAAAGAGSRQPSTETLDSPTGSHVEWCKQLIAATISSQISGSVPSEGVSRDYRVYRRPVIRQEIQDGHNGYHSEAEPDQVALRDGNKLAQMEEAPLFPGESIKVIAKDVMYICPFMGAVSGTLTVTDFRMFIKSVERDPPFVVDVPLGVISRVEKIGVQSHGDNSCGIEIVCKDMRNLRLAYKQEEQNRLEIFENLVTRAFPVSNGLPLFAFSYKEKFAVNGWKVYDPMAEYKRQGLPNESWKISKINSTYELCDTYPAVLVVPTSVKDDDLSKVAAFRAKGRVPVLSWIHPESQATITRCSQPSVGPNDKRCKEDEKYLQTIMDANAQSHKLIIFDARQNSVADTNKAKGGGYESESAYPNAELVFLEIHNIHVMRESLRKLKEIVYPTIDETRWLSNVDSTHWLEYIRMLLAGAVRIADKIESGKTSVVVHCSDGWDRTAQLTALAMLMLDSYYRTIKGFEVLVEKEWISFGHRFAMRVGHGDDDHADADRSPIFLQFIDCVWQMTRQFPAAFEFNELFLITILDHLYSCLFGTFLCNCEKERLKEEVSTKTVSLWSYINSQLEEFTNPFYVNYENHVLYPVASLNHLELWVNYYIRWNPRMRPQVPIHQNLKELLAIRTELQKKVEDLQREAATRSISSSSDRGSSPSHSATPVHTSV; this is translated from the exons ATGGagcgagcggcggcggcggcagggcCGGCGGTGGAGGGCGGCGGCGTGAGCCGGCGAGCCgtgcgggcggggggcgcggcggcggcgggcgcggggtcACGGCAGCCCAGCACCGAGACCCTGGACAG CCCGACTGGATCCCACGTGGAATGGTGTAAACAGCTGATAGCTGCAACCATTTCGAGTCAGATTTCAGGGTCTGTCCCATCAGAGGGTGTGTCCAGAGACTACAGG GTGTACAGGAGGCCAGTTATACGG CAGGAGATTCAGGATGGACACAATGGCTATCATTCTGAAGCAGAACCTGATCAGGTG GCACTGCGGGATGGAAACAAACTGGCACAGATGGAAGAGGCTCCACTTTTTCCTGGAGAATCAATCAAAGTTATCG CTAAGGATGTTATGTACATCTGTCCATTCATGGGAGCAGTCAGTGGTACCCTCACAGTGACGGACTTCAGAATGTTTATCAAAAGTGTGGAGAGG GATCCACCTTTTGTTGTTGATGTTCCCCTTGGAGTTATAAGTAGGGTTGAAAAAATTGGAGTACAGAGCCATGGAGACAATTCATGTGGTATAGAAATAGTTTGCAAG GATATGAGAAATTTGCGGCTGGCCTATAAACAGGAAGAGCAGAACAGACTGGAGATCTTTGAAAACCTTGTAACACGTGCATTTCCTGTTTCTAATGGACTG CCTCTTTTTGCATTCAGCTATAAAGAAAAGTTTGCTGTTAATGGCTGGAAAGTGTATGATCCAATGGCAGAATATAAGAGGCAG GGCTTGCCCAATGAGAGTTGGAAAATATCCAAAATTAACAGCACCTATGAGCTCTGTGACACATACCCTGCTGTTCTTGTTGTGCCAACCAGTGTAAAGGACGATGACCTCTCAAAAGTGGCAGCATTTAGAGCAAAAGGGAGAGTTCCT GTGTTATCCTGGATTCATCCTGAGAGTCAAGCAACAATAACACGATGCAGTCAGCCATCAGTTGGGCCAAATGATAAACGTTGCaaggaagatgaaaaatatttgcagacAATTATGGATGCCAATGCTCAGTCACATAAACTCATCATCTTTGATGCCAGGCAGAATAGTGTTGCAGATACAAACAAG GCTAAAGGTGGAGGATATGAAAGTGAAAGTGCCTACCCAAATGCAGAGCTGGTTTTTCTGGAGATTCATAATATTCATGTCATGAGAGAATCCCTGCGGAAACTTAAAGAAATTGTTTATCCCACGATTGATGAGACTCGGTGGCTGTCAAACGTGGACTCCACACACTGGCTGGAATACATAAGG aTGCTTCTTGCTGGAGCAGTAAGAATTGCGGATAAAATTGAATCTGGTAAAACCTCTGTAGTGGTGCACTGCAGTGATGGCTGGGACCGAACTGCACAGCTCACTGCACTGGCCATGCTCATGCTGGACAGCTATTACAGAACCATCAAGGGCTTTGAAGTTCTTGTAGAGAAAGAATGGATAAGTTTTGGACATAGATTTGCAATG CGAGTGGGACATGGAGATGATGATCACGCGGATGCCGACAGATCTCCCATCTTCCTGCAGTTCATTGACTGTGTTTGGCAAATGACAAGGCAG TTTCCTGCAGCCTTTGAATTCAATGAGTTATTTTTGATCACCATTCTGGATCACCTTTATAGTTGTCTCTTCGGGACTTTCTTATGCAACTGTGAAAAAGAGAGATTAAAAGAG GAGGTGAGCACAAAGACTGTATCTCTGTGGTCCTATATAAACAGCCAGTTGGAGGAATTCACAAATCCCTTCTATGTAAACTATGAAAACCATGTCCTGTATCCTGTTGCCAGTCTGAACCACTTGGAGCTGTGGGTGAACTACTACATCAGGTGGAACCCCAGGATGCGGCCTCAG
- the MTMR1 gene encoding myotubularin-related protein 1 isoform X5, with protein MERAAAAAGPAVEGGGVSRRAVRAGGAAAAGAGSRQPSTETLDSPTGSHVEWCKQLIAATISSQISGSVPSEGVSRDYREIQDGHNGYHSEAEPDQVALRDGNKLAQMEEAPLFPGESIKVIAKDVMYICPFMGAVSGTLTVTDFRMFIKSVERDPPFVVDVPLGVISRVEKIGVQSHGDNSCGIEIVCKDMRNLRLAYKQEEQNRLEIFENLVTRAFPVSNGLPLFAFSYKEKFAVNGWKVYDPMAEYKRQGLPNESWKISKINSTYELCDTYPAVLVVPTSVKDDDLSKVAAFRAKGRVPVLSWIHPESQATITRCSQPSVGPNDKRCKEDEKYLQTIMDANAQSHKLIIFDARQNSVADTNKAKGGGYESESAYPNAELVFLEIHNIHVMRESLRKLKEIVYPTIDETRWLSNVDSTHWLEYIRMLLAGAVRIADKIESGKTSVVVHCSDGWDRTAQLTALAMLMLDSYYRTIKGFEVLVEKEWISFGHRFAMRVGHGDDDHADADRSPIFLQFIDCVWQMTRQFPAAFEFNELFLITILDHLYSCLFGTFLCNCEKERLKEEVSTKTVSLWSYINSQLEEFTNPFYVNYENHVLYPVASLNHLELWVNYYIRWNPRMRPQVPIHQNLKELLAIRTELQKKVEDLQREAATRSISSSSDRGSSPSHSATPVHTSV; from the exons ATGGagcgagcggcggcggcggcagggcCGGCGGTGGAGGGCGGCGGCGTGAGCCGGCGAGCCgtgcgggcggggggcgcggcggcggcgggcgcggggtcACGGCAGCCCAGCACCGAGACCCTGGACAG CCCGACTGGATCCCACGTGGAATGGTGTAAACAGCTGATAGCTGCAACCATTTCGAGTCAGATTTCAGGGTCTGTCCCATCAGAGGGTGTGTCCAGAGACTACAGG GAGATTCAGGATGGACACAATGGCTATCATTCTGAAGCAGAACCTGATCAGGTG GCACTGCGGGATGGAAACAAACTGGCACAGATGGAAGAGGCTCCACTTTTTCCTGGAGAATCAATCAAAGTTATCG CTAAGGATGTTATGTACATCTGTCCATTCATGGGAGCAGTCAGTGGTACCCTCACAGTGACGGACTTCAGAATGTTTATCAAAAGTGTGGAGAGG GATCCACCTTTTGTTGTTGATGTTCCCCTTGGAGTTATAAGTAGGGTTGAAAAAATTGGAGTACAGAGCCATGGAGACAATTCATGTGGTATAGAAATAGTTTGCAAG GATATGAGAAATTTGCGGCTGGCCTATAAACAGGAAGAGCAGAACAGACTGGAGATCTTTGAAAACCTTGTAACACGTGCATTTCCTGTTTCTAATGGACTG CCTCTTTTTGCATTCAGCTATAAAGAAAAGTTTGCTGTTAATGGCTGGAAAGTGTATGATCCAATGGCAGAATATAAGAGGCAG GGCTTGCCCAATGAGAGTTGGAAAATATCCAAAATTAACAGCACCTATGAGCTCTGTGACACATACCCTGCTGTTCTTGTTGTGCCAACCAGTGTAAAGGACGATGACCTCTCAAAAGTGGCAGCATTTAGAGCAAAAGGGAGAGTTCCT GTGTTATCCTGGATTCATCCTGAGAGTCAAGCAACAATAACACGATGCAGTCAGCCATCAGTTGGGCCAAATGATAAACGTTGCaaggaagatgaaaaatatttgcagacAATTATGGATGCCAATGCTCAGTCACATAAACTCATCATCTTTGATGCCAGGCAGAATAGTGTTGCAGATACAAACAAG GCTAAAGGTGGAGGATATGAAAGTGAAAGTGCCTACCCAAATGCAGAGCTGGTTTTTCTGGAGATTCATAATATTCATGTCATGAGAGAATCCCTGCGGAAACTTAAAGAAATTGTTTATCCCACGATTGATGAGACTCGGTGGCTGTCAAACGTGGACTCCACACACTGGCTGGAATACATAAGG aTGCTTCTTGCTGGAGCAGTAAGAATTGCGGATAAAATTGAATCTGGTAAAACCTCTGTAGTGGTGCACTGCAGTGATGGCTGGGACCGAACTGCACAGCTCACTGCACTGGCCATGCTCATGCTGGACAGCTATTACAGAACCATCAAGGGCTTTGAAGTTCTTGTAGAGAAAGAATGGATAAGTTTTGGACATAGATTTGCAATG CGAGTGGGACATGGAGATGATGATCACGCGGATGCCGACAGATCTCCCATCTTCCTGCAGTTCATTGACTGTGTTTGGCAAATGACAAGGCAG TTTCCTGCAGCCTTTGAATTCAATGAGTTATTTTTGATCACCATTCTGGATCACCTTTATAGTTGTCTCTTCGGGACTTTCTTATGCAACTGTGAAAAAGAGAGATTAAAAGAG GAGGTGAGCACAAAGACTGTATCTCTGTGGTCCTATATAAACAGCCAGTTGGAGGAATTCACAAATCCCTTCTATGTAAACTATGAAAACCATGTCCTGTATCCTGTTGCCAGTCTGAACCACTTGGAGCTGTGGGTGAACTACTACATCAGGTGGAACCCCAGGATGCGGCCTCAG
- the MTMR1 gene encoding myotubularin-related protein 1 isoform X2, producing the protein MERAAAAAGPAVEGGGVSRRAVRAGGAAAAGAGSRQPSTETLDSPTGSHVEWCKQLIAATISSQISGSVPSEGVSRDYRVYRRPVIRQEIQDGHNGYHSEAEPDQALRDGNKLAQMEEAPLFPGESIKVIAKDVMYICPFMGAVSGTLTVTDFRMFIKSVERDPPFVVDVPLGVISRVEKIGVQSHGDNSCGIEIVCKDMRNLRLAYKQEEQNRLEIFENLVTRAFPVSNGLPLFAFSYKEKFAVNGWKVYDPMAEYKRQGLPNESWKISKINSTYELCDTYPAVLVVPTSVKDDDLSKVAAFRAKGRVPVLSWIHPESQATITRCSQPSVGPNDKRCKEDEKYLQTIMDANAQSHKLIIFDARQNSVADTNKAKGGGYESESAYPNAELVFLEIHNIHVMRESLRKLKEIVYPTIDETRWLSNVDSTHWLEYIRMLLAGAVRIADKIESGKTSVVVHCSDGWDRTAQLTALAMLMLDSYYRTIKGFEVLVEKEWISFGHRFAMRVGHGDDDHADADRSPIFLQFIDCVWQMTRQFPAAFEFNELFLITILDHLYSCLFGTFLCNCEKERLKEEVSTKTVSLWSYINSQLEEFTNPFYVNYENHVLYPVASLNHLELWVNYYIRWNPRMRPQVPIHQNLKELLAIRTELQKKVEDLQREAATRSISSSSDRGSSPSHSATPVHTSV; encoded by the exons ATGGagcgagcggcggcggcggcagggcCGGCGGTGGAGGGCGGCGGCGTGAGCCGGCGAGCCgtgcgggcggggggcgcggcggcggcgggcgcggggtcACGGCAGCCCAGCACCGAGACCCTGGACAG CCCGACTGGATCCCACGTGGAATGGTGTAAACAGCTGATAGCTGCAACCATTTCGAGTCAGATTTCAGGGTCTGTCCCATCAGAGGGTGTGTCCAGAGACTACAGG GTGTACAGGAGGCCAGTTATACGG CAGGAGATTCAGGATGGACACAATGGCTATCATTCTGAAGCAGAACCTGATCAG GCACTGCGGGATGGAAACAAACTGGCACAGATGGAAGAGGCTCCACTTTTTCCTGGAGAATCAATCAAAGTTATCG CTAAGGATGTTATGTACATCTGTCCATTCATGGGAGCAGTCAGTGGTACCCTCACAGTGACGGACTTCAGAATGTTTATCAAAAGTGTGGAGAGG GATCCACCTTTTGTTGTTGATGTTCCCCTTGGAGTTATAAGTAGGGTTGAAAAAATTGGAGTACAGAGCCATGGAGACAATTCATGTGGTATAGAAATAGTTTGCAAG GATATGAGAAATTTGCGGCTGGCCTATAAACAGGAAGAGCAGAACAGACTGGAGATCTTTGAAAACCTTGTAACACGTGCATTTCCTGTTTCTAATGGACTG CCTCTTTTTGCATTCAGCTATAAAGAAAAGTTTGCTGTTAATGGCTGGAAAGTGTATGATCCAATGGCAGAATATAAGAGGCAG GGCTTGCCCAATGAGAGTTGGAAAATATCCAAAATTAACAGCACCTATGAGCTCTGTGACACATACCCTGCTGTTCTTGTTGTGCCAACCAGTGTAAAGGACGATGACCTCTCAAAAGTGGCAGCATTTAGAGCAAAAGGGAGAGTTCCT GTGTTATCCTGGATTCATCCTGAGAGTCAAGCAACAATAACACGATGCAGTCAGCCATCAGTTGGGCCAAATGATAAACGTTGCaaggaagatgaaaaatatttgcagacAATTATGGATGCCAATGCTCAGTCACATAAACTCATCATCTTTGATGCCAGGCAGAATAGTGTTGCAGATACAAACAAG GCTAAAGGTGGAGGATATGAAAGTGAAAGTGCCTACCCAAATGCAGAGCTGGTTTTTCTGGAGATTCATAATATTCATGTCATGAGAGAATCCCTGCGGAAACTTAAAGAAATTGTTTATCCCACGATTGATGAGACTCGGTGGCTGTCAAACGTGGACTCCACACACTGGCTGGAATACATAAGG aTGCTTCTTGCTGGAGCAGTAAGAATTGCGGATAAAATTGAATCTGGTAAAACCTCTGTAGTGGTGCACTGCAGTGATGGCTGGGACCGAACTGCACAGCTCACTGCACTGGCCATGCTCATGCTGGACAGCTATTACAGAACCATCAAGGGCTTTGAAGTTCTTGTAGAGAAAGAATGGATAAGTTTTGGACATAGATTTGCAATG CGAGTGGGACATGGAGATGATGATCACGCGGATGCCGACAGATCTCCCATCTTCCTGCAGTTCATTGACTGTGTTTGGCAAATGACAAGGCAG TTTCCTGCAGCCTTTGAATTCAATGAGTTATTTTTGATCACCATTCTGGATCACCTTTATAGTTGTCTCTTCGGGACTTTCTTATGCAACTGTGAAAAAGAGAGATTAAAAGAG GAGGTGAGCACAAAGACTGTATCTCTGTGGTCCTATATAAACAGCCAGTTGGAGGAATTCACAAATCCCTTCTATGTAAACTATGAAAACCATGTCCTGTATCCTGTTGCCAGTCTGAACCACTTGGAGCTGTGGGTGAACTACTACATCAGGTGGAACCCCAGGATGCGGCCTCAG
- the MTMR1 gene encoding myotubularin-related protein 1 isoform X4, producing MERAAAAAGPAVEGGGVSRRAVRAGGAAAAGAGSRQPSTETLDSPTGSHVEWCKQLIAATISSQISGSVPSEGVSRDYRVYRRPVIREIQDGHNGYHSEAEPDQALRDGNKLAQMEEAPLFPGESIKVIAKDVMYICPFMGAVSGTLTVTDFRMFIKSVERDPPFVVDVPLGVISRVEKIGVQSHGDNSCGIEIVCKDMRNLRLAYKQEEQNRLEIFENLVTRAFPVSNGLPLFAFSYKEKFAVNGWKVYDPMAEYKRQGLPNESWKISKINSTYELCDTYPAVLVVPTSVKDDDLSKVAAFRAKGRVPVLSWIHPESQATITRCSQPSVGPNDKRCKEDEKYLQTIMDANAQSHKLIIFDARQNSVADTNKAKGGGYESESAYPNAELVFLEIHNIHVMRESLRKLKEIVYPTIDETRWLSNVDSTHWLEYIRMLLAGAVRIADKIESGKTSVVVHCSDGWDRTAQLTALAMLMLDSYYRTIKGFEVLVEKEWISFGHRFAMRVGHGDDDHADADRSPIFLQFIDCVWQMTRQFPAAFEFNELFLITILDHLYSCLFGTFLCNCEKERLKEEVSTKTVSLWSYINSQLEEFTNPFYVNYENHVLYPVASLNHLELWVNYYIRWNPRMRPQVPIHQNLKELLAIRTELQKKVEDLQREAATRSISSSSDRGSSPSHSATPVHTSV from the exons ATGGagcgagcggcggcggcggcagggcCGGCGGTGGAGGGCGGCGGCGTGAGCCGGCGAGCCgtgcgggcggggggcgcggcggcggcgggcgcggggtcACGGCAGCCCAGCACCGAGACCCTGGACAG CCCGACTGGATCCCACGTGGAATGGTGTAAACAGCTGATAGCTGCAACCATTTCGAGTCAGATTTCAGGGTCTGTCCCATCAGAGGGTGTGTCCAGAGACTACAGG GTGTACAGGAGGCCAGTTATACGG GAGATTCAGGATGGACACAATGGCTATCATTCTGAAGCAGAACCTGATCAG GCACTGCGGGATGGAAACAAACTGGCACAGATGGAAGAGGCTCCACTTTTTCCTGGAGAATCAATCAAAGTTATCG CTAAGGATGTTATGTACATCTGTCCATTCATGGGAGCAGTCAGTGGTACCCTCACAGTGACGGACTTCAGAATGTTTATCAAAAGTGTGGAGAGG GATCCACCTTTTGTTGTTGATGTTCCCCTTGGAGTTATAAGTAGGGTTGAAAAAATTGGAGTACAGAGCCATGGAGACAATTCATGTGGTATAGAAATAGTTTGCAAG GATATGAGAAATTTGCGGCTGGCCTATAAACAGGAAGAGCAGAACAGACTGGAGATCTTTGAAAACCTTGTAACACGTGCATTTCCTGTTTCTAATGGACTG CCTCTTTTTGCATTCAGCTATAAAGAAAAGTTTGCTGTTAATGGCTGGAAAGTGTATGATCCAATGGCAGAATATAAGAGGCAG GGCTTGCCCAATGAGAGTTGGAAAATATCCAAAATTAACAGCACCTATGAGCTCTGTGACACATACCCTGCTGTTCTTGTTGTGCCAACCAGTGTAAAGGACGATGACCTCTCAAAAGTGGCAGCATTTAGAGCAAAAGGGAGAGTTCCT GTGTTATCCTGGATTCATCCTGAGAGTCAAGCAACAATAACACGATGCAGTCAGCCATCAGTTGGGCCAAATGATAAACGTTGCaaggaagatgaaaaatatttgcagacAATTATGGATGCCAATGCTCAGTCACATAAACTCATCATCTTTGATGCCAGGCAGAATAGTGTTGCAGATACAAACAAG GCTAAAGGTGGAGGATATGAAAGTGAAAGTGCCTACCCAAATGCAGAGCTGGTTTTTCTGGAGATTCATAATATTCATGTCATGAGAGAATCCCTGCGGAAACTTAAAGAAATTGTTTATCCCACGATTGATGAGACTCGGTGGCTGTCAAACGTGGACTCCACACACTGGCTGGAATACATAAGG aTGCTTCTTGCTGGAGCAGTAAGAATTGCGGATAAAATTGAATCTGGTAAAACCTCTGTAGTGGTGCACTGCAGTGATGGCTGGGACCGAACTGCACAGCTCACTGCACTGGCCATGCTCATGCTGGACAGCTATTACAGAACCATCAAGGGCTTTGAAGTTCTTGTAGAGAAAGAATGGATAAGTTTTGGACATAGATTTGCAATG CGAGTGGGACATGGAGATGATGATCACGCGGATGCCGACAGATCTCCCATCTTCCTGCAGTTCATTGACTGTGTTTGGCAAATGACAAGGCAG TTTCCTGCAGCCTTTGAATTCAATGAGTTATTTTTGATCACCATTCTGGATCACCTTTATAGTTGTCTCTTCGGGACTTTCTTATGCAACTGTGAAAAAGAGAGATTAAAAGAG GAGGTGAGCACAAAGACTGTATCTCTGTGGTCCTATATAAACAGCCAGTTGGAGGAATTCACAAATCCCTTCTATGTAAACTATGAAAACCATGTCCTGTATCCTGTTGCCAGTCTGAACCACTTGGAGCTGTGGGTGAACTACTACATCAGGTGGAACCCCAGGATGCGGCCTCAG